The following proteins come from a genomic window of Aspergillus luchuensis IFO 4308 DNA, chromosome 3, nearly complete sequence:
- the GCV3 gene encoding glycine decarboxylase subunit H (BUSCO:EOG09264SUZ;~COG:E;~EggNog:ENOG410PQWU;~InterPro:IPR017453,IPR033753,IPR002930,IPR000089, IPR003016,IPR011053;~PFAM:PF01597;~go_component: GO:0005960 - glycine cleavage complex [Evidence IEA];~go_process: GO:0019464 - glycine decarboxylation via glycine cleavage system [Evidence IEA]), with translation MSFAARSLRPFASRVLSQKLPLSSVCRAAPASFPRGSVRSFSQSPLSQLKKYTESHEWIELAEDGKTAKIGITKYAANSLGDVVFVELPEVDLEVSAGEPVGAVESVKSASDVLSPVSGVVTKGNTELDDNAKFINQSPEGDAWIAEIKVNDAAELDGLLDEAAYKATIDEE, from the exons ATGTCTTTCGCCGCCAGATCCCTCCGTCCCTTCGCTTCTCGCGTCCTGTCGCAGAAgctccccctctcttccgtCTGCAGGGCCGCACCCGCCAGTTTCCCGCGGGGAAGTGTCCGGAGCTTCTCCCAGAGCCCACTTT CTCAATTGAAGAAGTACACTGAGTCGCACGAGTGGATCGAGCTCGCCGAGGACGGCAAGACTG CGAAGATTGGAATCACCAAGTACGCTGCCAACTCCCTTGGTGACGTTGTGTTTGTGGAGCTCCCCGAGGTCGACCTGGAGGTCAGCGCCGGTGAGCCTGTTGGTGCTGTTGAGTCTGTCAAGTCCGCTTCGGACGTCCTTTCGCCTGTCTCGGGTGTTGTTACCAAGGGCAATACTGAGTTGGACGACAATGCCAAGTTCATCAACCAGAGTCCCGAGGGTGATGCCTGGATTGCGGAAATCAAGGTGAACGATGCCGCGGAGTTGGACGGACTGCTGGACGAGGCTGCCTACAAGGCTACTATTGATGAGGAATAA
- a CDS encoding uncharacterized protein (COG:S;~EggNog:ENOG410PI6G;~InterPro:IPR029058), with translation MKKTLLLVFIHGFKGDDDTFGEFPGRFCGLISRALPAVQVVATVYPKYETRGELKGCVSNFREWLQNKVIDLEVSNRTASPTVDPSVHVILLGHSMGGIVAAETLLLLASEQPIPAPSSADSATDTLVDSESAVGAHSFMFPHIQGVIAFDTPFLGIAPGVISYGAEGHYRNATTAYTAISEVAGLFGLGGNSSNKASTDQGKASNKSLPPSAPSSSSNADAAATPSWQRWGKYAMFAGAAGALAAGGAAAMYSQRDRLTDGWGWVSSHLSFVGSLARPSELRRRLALLAEVQRDRGIGCTNFYTCLGQNASDLVENKNVGTSSFSQKIIRSKNRTFCSLPAEVESSGSSQQDIRWARAVNDKAADEIKAHISMFLPNENPAFNLLVSDACRVLVESVDKGWYATATGPIEEVDGNMPRSDDDRSKDQTDSGFMDGDDVVVVE, from the exons atgaagaagacgctGCTCCTGGTGTTCATCCATGGCTTCAAG ggagatgatgatacgtTTGGAGAGTTTCCAGGGCGCTTTTGTGGTCTGATTAGTCGTGCCCTCCCCGCTGTCCAGGTCGTCGCCACTGTTTACCCAAAGTATGAGACTCGAGGCGAACTAAAAGGATGCGTAAGTAACTTTCGGGAATG GCTTCAGAACAAAGTCATCGACTTGGAGGTCTCGAACCGAACGGCTTCACCGACAGTTGATCCTTCTGTGCATGTTATTCTGCTCGGACATTCTATGGGTGGAATAGTTGCTGCCGAGacccttcttctgcttgcaTCGGAACAGCCGATTCCTGCACCGTCTTCTGCAGACTCTGCAACCGACACTCTAGTGGATTCTGAATCTGCCGTGGGGGCGCACTCTTTCATGTTTCCTCACATTCAAGGTGTTATCGCATTCGACACTCCTTTTCTAGGCATTGCCCCGGGTGTCATATCATATGGTGCCGAAGGTCATTACCGAAATGCCACTACGGCATACACTGCGATATCAGAAGTTGCCGGCTTGTTCGGCCTAGGCGGTAACTCTTCAAATAAGGCATCTACCGACCAGGGAAAAGCTTCCAACAAAAGTCTACCTCCTTCGGCTCCTAGCTCATCTTCGAATGCAGATGCTGCCGCGACACCGTCATGGCAACGGTGGGGCAAATATGCCATGTTTGCAGGAGCTGCAGGGGCATTGGCTGCGGGCGGGGCGGCCGCGATGTATTCACAGCGAGACCGACTGACGGATGGTTGGGGCTGGGTATCATCCCACCTGTCGTTTGTGGGTTCTTTAGCACGGCCTTCTGAATTACGGAGGCGCCTTGCACTCCTTGCCGAAGTCCAAAGGGACCGAGGTATCGGCTGCACTAATTTCTATACGTGCCTAGGCCAAAATGCAAGTGATCTAGTGGAGAACAAGAACGTCGGGACATCGTCGTTCAGCCAGAAAATTATACGCTCGAAGAATCGCACTTTCTGCTCGCTTCCCGCGGAAGTAGAAAGTTCGGGGTCTTCCCAACAAGACATCCGATGGGCCAGGGCCGTGAACGATAAAGCTGCAGATGAAATCAAAGCACACATTAGCATGTTTTTACCGAACGAGAATCCAGCCTTTAATTTACTCGTGTCTGATGCATGCAGAGTGCTGGTGGAGTCGGTTGACAAGGGCTGGTACGCCACGGCCACAGGGCCGATTGAAGAGGTGGACGGGAACATGCCGCGGTCCGACGATGACCGTAGCAAAGACCAGACTGATAGCGGGTTCATGGACGGGGACGACGTTGTAGTCGTGGagtga
- a CDS encoding mitochondrial 37S ribosomal protein bS6m (COG:J;~EggNog:ENOG410PRI7;~InterPro:IPR035980,IPR014717,IPR000529;~PFAM:PF01250;~go_component: GO:0005840 - ribosome [Evidence IEA];~go_function: GO:0003735 - structural constituent of ribosome [Evidence IEA];~go_function: GO:0019843 - rRNA binding [Evidence IEA];~go_process: GO:0006412 - translation [Evidence IEA]) → MTFGKISSPSSSVFGSPSSFTFPDAIFTVQTPLHIVGAMLYELIAVVRPGSLQEVRDIARNAGIQVLRSGGVVRGFTNWGTFRLPRPTTKHQARYKEGHHFIMRFDASGPVQSAVRRTLGLDPRMVRFSVVKLGDKLEEIKHVDGKVEWNNNRTISETF, encoded by the exons ATGACCTTCGGAAAAATCTCATCCCCTTCCAGTTCCGTGTTTGGTTCTCCGTCGTCCTTTACGTTCCCCGACGCTATTTTCACAGTCCAGACCCCACTTCACATTGTCGGCGCCATGTTGTACGAACTGAttgctgtt GTCCGTCCCGGTAGCCTCCAGGAGGTTAGAGA CATCGCCCGCAATGCCGGCATCCAGGTCCTCCGCTCCGGCGGCGTAGTCCGCGGATTCACCAACTGGGGCACCTTCCGTCTGCCCAGGCCCACGACGAAGCATCAGGCCCGCTACAAGGAAGGCCACCACTTCATCATGCGCTTCGATGCCTCGGGTCCCGTGCAATCGGCTGTCCGCAGAACTCTCGGTCTCGATCCCCGGATGGTTCGGTTCTCCGTTGTCAAGCTGGGCGACAAGCTGGAGGAAATCAAGCACGTCGATGGCAAGGTCGAGTGGAACAACAACCGCACCATCTCCGAGACGTTCTAA
- the CHS7 gene encoding chitin synthase export chaperone (COG:U;~EggNog:ENOG410PGXD;~InterPro:IPR022057;~PFAM:PF12271;~TransMembrane:7 (o48-72i84-106o118-139i151-172o184-209i221-239o254-272i)) — translation MGFGDFDSICEKAPLPLCSLVGPPSSISGSTGIIPNCYARNIELANTIIFEGASCFLHIIALGMTVIMILHIRSKFTAVGRKEIITFFYIYMALTLCSLILDAGVVPPGSGPFPYFTAVQNGLASALCTSLLINGFVGFQLYEDGTILSVWLLRLSSAAMFVISFLVSLATFKSWGGLGPTNTVGMFVVLYLLNAICIAVYLVMSLLLVMNTLEDRWPLGHIAFGLVVFICGQVLLYAFSDTICDSVQHYMDGLFFATFCNLLAVMMVYKFWDYITKEDLEFSVGIKPNTWEVKELLPDEDRRQTGYYADANSEYAGSMYHQRMSTYHGH, via the exons ATGGGCTTTGGCGATTTTGATTCGATATGCGAGAAGGCCCCTTTGCCGCTATGCTCCCTAGTGGGTCCACCATCTTCAATATCGGGCTCCACGGGCATCATACCAAATTGTTATGCGCGGAACATTGAGCTGGCCAATACCATCATCTTCGAAGGGGCTTCCTGTttcctccacatcatcgCGCTGGGGATGACCGTGATTATGATACTGCACATCCGGTCCAAGTTTACTGCTGTTG GTCGCAAGGAAATTATTACGTTTTTTTACATTTACATGGCTCTAACCCTATGTTCCCTGATCCTTGACGCAGGGGTCGTTCCACCTGGGAGTGGCCCATTTCCTTACTTTACGGCGGTGCAGAATGGACTGGCATCGGCACTATGCACATCCCTGCTCATCAACGGATTTGTTGGTTTCCAGCTCTACGAAGACGGAACCATTCTCTCTGTctggcttcttcggctttcTTCCGCGGCGATGTTTGTCATCTCATTCCTGGTCTCTCTCGCGACTTTCAAGTCGTGGGGAGGGCTGGgtcccaccaacaccgtcgGCATGTTTGTCGTTCTGTATCTCCTGAACGCTATCTGCATCGCTGTGTATCTGGTAATGTCATTGTTACTGGTAATGAACACCCTCGAGGACCGCTGGCCTCTCGGCCACATCGCGTTTGGTCTCGTGGTCTTCATCTGTGGTCAGGTGCTCCTCTACGCATTCAGTGACACCATCTGCGATAGCGTGCAACACTACATGGACGGTCTTTTCTTCGCCACGTTCTGTAACCTCTTGGCTGTCATGATGGTGTACAAG TTCTGGGACTACATTACGAAAGAAGATCTCGAGTTTTCCGTCGGAATTAAGCCCAACACCTGGGAGGTTAAGGAACTCCTTCCGGATGAAGATCGCCGCCAGACAGGATACTACGCTGATGCAAACTCGGAGTATGCCGGGAGCATGTATCATCAGCGCATGTCGACCTATCACGGCCATTAA
- a CDS encoding acyl-CoA thioesterase (COG:S;~EggNog:ENOG410PRWZ;~InterPro:IPR003703,IPR029069,IPR042171;~PFAM:PF13622;~go_function: GO:0047617 - acyl-CoA hydrolase activity [Evidence IEA];~go_process: GO:0006637 - acyl-CoA metabolic process [Evidence IEA]), with translation MHEPISNESPSSWAELMALRRLPNPPSSSTTEPTERFESIAPPYPPGEGTRAFGGHVYAQAAYAASQTVEKGFVIHSVSGTFILGGLLDVPYEYTVRHLRDGKMYCTRSVDVRQANQICFSCLCSFKRGEGQSGFAHQPAPVQERYASVIAGKKAEEYPVSPSVDADWWIEGVKAGDLTEREFPGVDVRKVDMGTFNQTEDVKSHPEKYRQLAMYSIKGLPIVGGEERRVREREEAGEFDNLYACAHMYACDRNSLLLIPRALGETRWSSMASLTLTVVFHELGEALRMLDWGSKGDGAPGKKWFIQEGWTPRSAENRAVHESWLWTPDGKLLATSYQDSLLRLTSSRGKL, from the exons ATGCATGAACCAATATCCAACGAAAGCCCATCCTCCTGGGCAGAGCTAATGGCACTCCGTCgcctccccaacccacccagCAGCAGTACCACGGAGCCCACCGAACGATTCGAATCCATAGCGCCACCCTATCCCCCAGGCGAAGGAACCCGTGCCTTCGGCGGACATGTCTACGCCCAGGCTGCCTACGCAGCATCCCAAACCGTAGAGAAGGGGTTCGTGATCCAC AGCGTAAGCGGAACGTTCATCCTAGGAGGCCTCCTAGATGTTCCATACGAGTACACAGTGCGCCACCTGCGCGACGGGAAGATGTACTGCACGCGGTCCGTGGACGTACGACAGGCGAACCAGATCTGTTTCTCGTGCTTATGTTCCTTCAAGCGAGGGGAAGGTCAGAGCGGGTTTGCGCATCAGCCTGCGCCTGTGCAGGAGCGGTATGCGTCTGTTATCGCTGGAAAGAAAGCGGAGGAGTACCCCGTCAGTCCGAGCGTGGATGCAGATTGGTGGATTGAAGGGGTGAAGGCTGGCGATTTGACGGAAAGGGAGTTTCCTGGGGTGGATGTGCGAAAGGTTGATATGGGGACGTTCAATCAAACGGAGGATGTGAAGAGCCATCCGGAGAAGTATCGCCAGTTGGCGATGTATTCGATCAAGGGGCTCCCGATagttggtggggaggaaaggagagtgagggagagggaggaagcggGGGAGTTCGATAACTTGTATGCATGCGCGCATATGTATGCTTGTGATAGGAActcgttgttgttgattccAAGGGCGTTGGGAGAGACGAGGTGGTCGTCTATGGCGAGTTTGACGCTTACGGTTGTGTTTCATGAGTTGGGGGAGGCCTTGCGGATGCTTGATTGGGGTTCTAAGGGGGATGGGGCCCCGGGGAAGAAGTGGTTTATACAGGAGGGGTGGACTCCTAGGTCTGCGGAGAATCGGGCAGTTCATGAGAGTTGGTTGTGGACGCCGGATGGGAAGTTGTTGGCTACGAGTTATCAGGATAGTTTGTTGCGGTTGACGAGTTCGCGGGGGAAGCTTTGA